One genomic region from Gossypium hirsutum isolate 1008001.06 chromosome D13, Gossypium_hirsutum_v2.1, whole genome shotgun sequence encodes:
- the LOC107918623 gene encoding protein tesmin/TSO1-like CXC 2 isoform X3, producing the protein MEKKMDTPDKTQITPTSNLCKFEDSPVSKYIDSLSPIELAKSRQTDNGFSSLAFLSPSSLFPSPQITCHRESRFSVKRHHFLEPLNSRVARSGHESNTSEEASKVDEHLGCPNNDSSSKETSSDQVDEQPNLATDLPRTLKYDCRSPDGDFEPCDEILKKTNVEVAGQERSPFQCNRDKWEERQQSFQNERNLRKICGIKRSEESAGSDWVAVLSDVADMLTMNSSIIHENTDGQDWRTTNPGTTSFISNILQFPLDKANNSENAESGDPSGSCKQSESGEPVMDQMHGILSTCLPDELVVNDSGLKKDDKEGNCNQSNHQQFSIRRRCLVFEKSPGFGLHLNSLPNIPKGQSPLSKSTLSSMNRGEVPDDNKGVVTENSYEMPATFGGNEADHNSPEKKRQKFELVEESVACKRCNCKRSKCLKLYCDCFAAGLYCIEPCSCQDCFNKPIHENVVLETRRQIESRNPLAFAPKVIRTTNGVSDSMGDINKTPASARHKRGCNCKRSSCLKKYCECFQAGVGCSLSCRCEGCKNSFGRKDGGCESESDGDNLEACEKNASEKSSHDTVISKGQEHPNLSVPSPDISRLPFAYTGKLAAFFPHSIKSSPQLCSTQEQGSSDTSSCKPKLESNLDGIPENGTPEIPKHKCFTLVSNPTSPNCKRVFSTPNHDSTSSSTKWCSRKLILRSVPSFPSFSPL; encoded by the exons atggaaaaaaaaatggaTACACCAGATAAAACCCAAATCACTCCAACTTCTAATCTTTGCAAATTTgag GATTCACCTGTCTCTAAGTACATTGACAGCCTTTCACCTATTGAGCTAGCCAAGTCCAGGCAAACAGATAATGGTTTCAGTTCACTAGCTTTTTTGTCCCCTTCATCTTTGTTTCCTTCCCCACAGATCACTTGCCATAGGGAATCCAGGTTTTCGGTTAAAAG GCATCATTTCTTGGAACCTTTGAACTCTAGAGTCGCTCGGAGTGGTCATGAATCTAATACTAGTGAGGAAGCTTCAAAAGTTGATGAGCATTTGGGATGTCCAAATAATGATAGTTCATCCAAAGAAACTAGCAGTGATCAAGTTGATGAGCAACCAAATCTAGCAACAGACTTGCCAAGAACCTTAAAATATGATTGTCGGAGTCCTGATGGTGACTTTGAGCCTTGTGATGAGATATTGAAAAAAACAAATGTGGAAGTGGCAGGACAAGAAAGATCTCCTTTCCAATGCAATAGGGATAAATGGGAAGAGAGGCAGCAGTCATTTCAAAATGAAAGAAATTTGCGTAAAATATGCGGAATTAAGCGGAGTGAAGAATCAGCAGGATCTGACTGGGTAGCAGTTCTTTCTGATGTTGCTGATATGTTGACAATGAATTCATCTATAATACATGAAAATACTGATGGGCAGGACTGGAGAACAACAAACCCTGGGACAACCTCTTTTATATCAAATATCCTGCAGTTTCCACTAGATAAAGCCAATAATTCAGAAAATGCGGAATCTGGTGATCCTAGTGGTTCTTGCAAACAAAGTGAATCGGGAGAGCCAGTGATGGATCAGATGCACGGCATCCTGTCTACTTGTCTACCAGATGAACTAGTAGTCAATGATTCAGGTTTGAAAAAGGATGACAAGGAGGGGAACTGCAACCAGTCCAACCATCAG CAGTTCAGCATACGTCGGCGCTGTTTGGTATTTGAGAAGTCACCTGGTTTTGGTTTGCACTTGAATTCTCTACCAAACATCCCAAAAG GTCAAAGTCCTCTTAGTAAATCAACTCTAAGCTCTATGAACAGGGGTGAGGTTCCTGATGACAACAAAGGTGTGGTTACAGAAAATTCTTATGAGATGCCTGCTACTTTTGGTGGCAATGAGGCTGATCATAATAGTCCTGAGAAGAAGAG GCAAAAGTTTGAACTTGTCGAGGAGAGTGTGGCATGCAAGCGATGTAACTGTAAGAGATCAAAATGCTTGAAGCT TTATTGTGATTGCTTTGCTGCTGGTCTGTATTGTATTGAGCCTTGTTCATGTCAAGATTGCTTCAACAAGCCAATTCATGAAAACGTGGTTTTAGAGACTCGCAGGCAGATTGAATCTCGCAATCCACTAGCATTTGCACCCAAAGTGATTAGAACCACAAATGGTGTTTCAGACTCTATG GGTGATATTAACAAAACTCCGGCTTCAGCCAGGCATAAAAGAGGATGCAATTGTAAAAGATCAAGTTGCTTAAAGAAATACTGCGAGTGTTTTCAG GCTGGCGTTGGATGCTCCCTCAGTTGTAGATGTGAAGGTTGTAAAAATAGTTTTGGTCGGAAAGATG GAGGTTGTGAATCTGAATCTGATGGGGACAACTTAGAGGCGTGCGAAAAAAATGCATCAGAGAAAAGCTCACACGACACTGTAATCAGTAAAGGTCAAGAGCATCCAAACCTTTCAGTGCCTTCTCCTGATATTTCAAG GCTGCCATTTGCATACACTGGGAAGCTTGCAGCATTTTTTCCCCATTCCATTAAGTCATCTCCTCAGTTGTGCAGTACTCAAGAACAAGGTTCATCAGATACTTCGTCATGTAAGCCCAAGTTGGAGTCTAATCTTGATGGAATTCCAGAAAATGGAACTCCTGAGATTCCCAAACATAAATGCTTCACACTTGTTTCAAATCCAACATCTCCCAACTGTAAAAGAGTTTTTTCAACTCCAAATCATGATTCCACTTCTTCATCCACTAAATGGTGTAGTAGGAAGTTGATTCTGAGATCTGTCCCTTCTTTCCCATCATTTTCCCCGCTATGA
- the LOC107918623 gene encoding protein tesmin/TSO1-like CXC 2 isoform X4 encodes MEKKMDTPDKTQITPTSNLCKFEDSPVSKYIDSLSPIELAKSRQTDNGFSSLAFLSPSSLFPSPQITCHRESRFSVKRHHFLEPLNSRVARSGHESNTSEEASKVDEHLGCPNNDSSSKETSSDQVDEQPNLATDLPRTLKYDCRSPDGDFEPCDEILKKTNVEVAGQERSPFQCNRDKWEERQQSFQNERNLRKICGIKRSEESAGSDWDWRTTNPGTTSFISNILQFPLDKANNSENAESGDPSGSCKQSESGEPVMDQMHGILSTCLPDELVVNDSGLKKDDKEGNCNQSNHQQFSIRRRCLVFEKSPGFGLHLNSLPNIPKGQSPLSKSTLSSMNRGEVPDDNKGVVTENSYEMPATFGGNEADHNSPEKKRQKFELVEESVACKRCNCKRSKCLKLYCDCFAAGLYCIEPCSCQDCFNKPIHENVVLETRRQIESRNPLAFAPKVIRTTNGVSDSMGDINKTPASARHKRGCNCKRSSCLKKYCECFQAGVGCSLSCRCEGCKNSFGRKDGGCESESDGDNLEACEKNASEKSSHDTVISKGQEHPNLSVPSPDISRLPFAYTGKLAAFFPHSIKSSPQLCSTQEQGSSDTSSCKPKLESNLDGIPENGTPEIPKHKCFTLVSNPTSPNCKRVFSTPNHDSTSSSTKWCSRKLILRSVPSFPSFSPL; translated from the exons atggaaaaaaaaatggaTACACCAGATAAAACCCAAATCACTCCAACTTCTAATCTTTGCAAATTTgag GATTCACCTGTCTCTAAGTACATTGACAGCCTTTCACCTATTGAGCTAGCCAAGTCCAGGCAAACAGATAATGGTTTCAGTTCACTAGCTTTTTTGTCCCCTTCATCTTTGTTTCCTTCCCCACAGATCACTTGCCATAGGGAATCCAGGTTTTCGGTTAAAAG GCATCATTTCTTGGAACCTTTGAACTCTAGAGTCGCTCGGAGTGGTCATGAATCTAATACTAGTGAGGAAGCTTCAAAAGTTGATGAGCATTTGGGATGTCCAAATAATGATAGTTCATCCAAAGAAACTAGCAGTGATCAAGTTGATGAGCAACCAAATCTAGCAACAGACTTGCCAAGAACCTTAAAATATGATTGTCGGAGTCCTGATGGTGACTTTGAGCCTTGTGATGAGATATTGAAAAAAACAAATGTGGAAGTGGCAGGACAAGAAAGATCTCCTTTCCAATGCAATAGGGATAAATGGGAAGAGAGGCAGCAGTCATTTCAAAATGAAAGAAATTTGCGTAAAATATGCGGAATTAAGCGGAGTGAAGAATCAGCAGGATCTGACTGG GACTGGAGAACAACAAACCCTGGGACAACCTCTTTTATATCAAATATCCTGCAGTTTCCACTAGATAAAGCCAATAATTCAGAAAATGCGGAATCTGGTGATCCTAGTGGTTCTTGCAAACAAAGTGAATCGGGAGAGCCAGTGATGGATCAGATGCACGGCATCCTGTCTACTTGTCTACCAGATGAACTAGTAGTCAATGATTCAGGTTTGAAAAAGGATGACAAGGAGGGGAACTGCAACCAGTCCAACCATCAG CAGTTCAGCATACGTCGGCGCTGTTTGGTATTTGAGAAGTCACCTGGTTTTGGTTTGCACTTGAATTCTCTACCAAACATCCCAAAAG GTCAAAGTCCTCTTAGTAAATCAACTCTAAGCTCTATGAACAGGGGTGAGGTTCCTGATGACAACAAAGGTGTGGTTACAGAAAATTCTTATGAGATGCCTGCTACTTTTGGTGGCAATGAGGCTGATCATAATAGTCCTGAGAAGAAGAG GCAAAAGTTTGAACTTGTCGAGGAGAGTGTGGCATGCAAGCGATGTAACTGTAAGAGATCAAAATGCTTGAAGCT TTATTGTGATTGCTTTGCTGCTGGTCTGTATTGTATTGAGCCTTGTTCATGTCAAGATTGCTTCAACAAGCCAATTCATGAAAACGTGGTTTTAGAGACTCGCAGGCAGATTGAATCTCGCAATCCACTAGCATTTGCACCCAAAGTGATTAGAACCACAAATGGTGTTTCAGACTCTATG GGTGATATTAACAAAACTCCGGCTTCAGCCAGGCATAAAAGAGGATGCAATTGTAAAAGATCAAGTTGCTTAAAGAAATACTGCGAGTGTTTTCAG GCTGGCGTTGGATGCTCCCTCAGTTGTAGATGTGAAGGTTGTAAAAATAGTTTTGGTCGGAAAGATG GAGGTTGTGAATCTGAATCTGATGGGGACAACTTAGAGGCGTGCGAAAAAAATGCATCAGAGAAAAGCTCACACGACACTGTAATCAGTAAAGGTCAAGAGCATCCAAACCTTTCAGTGCCTTCTCCTGATATTTCAAG GCTGCCATTTGCATACACTGGGAAGCTTGCAGCATTTTTTCCCCATTCCATTAAGTCATCTCCTCAGTTGTGCAGTACTCAAGAACAAGGTTCATCAGATACTTCGTCATGTAAGCCCAAGTTGGAGTCTAATCTTGATGGAATTCCAGAAAATGGAACTCCTGAGATTCCCAAACATAAATGCTTCACACTTGTTTCAAATCCAACATCTCCCAACTGTAAAAGAGTTTTTTCAACTCCAAATCATGATTCCACTTCTTCATCCACTAAATGGTGTAGTAGGAAGTTGATTCTGAGATCTGTCCCTTCTTTCCCATCATTTTCCCCGCTATGA
- the LOC107918623 gene encoding protein tesmin/TSO1-like CXC 2 isoform X2, which produces MEKKMDTPDKTQITPTSNLCKFEDSPVSKYIDSLSPIELAKSRQTDNGFSSLAFLSPSSLFPSPQITCHRESRFSVKRHHFLEPLNSRVARSGHESNTSEEASKVDEHLGCPNNDSSSKETSSDQVDEQPNLATDLPRTLKYDCRSPDGDFEPCDEILKKTNVEVAGQERSPFQCNRDKWEERQQSFQNERNLRKICGIKRSEESAGSDWVAVLSDVADMLTMNSSIIHENTDGQDWRTTNPGTTSFISNILQFPLDKANNSENAESGDPSGSCKQSESGEPVMDQMHGILSTCLPDELVVNDSGLKKDDKEGNCNQSNHQQFSIRRRCLVFEKSPGFGLHLNSLPNIPKGQSPLSKSTLSSMNRGEVPDDNKGVVTENSYEMPATFGGNEADHNSPEKKRQKFELVEESVACKRCNCKRSKCLKLYCDCFAAGLYCIEPCSCQDCFNKPIHENVVLETRRQIESRNPLAFAPKVIRTTNGVSDSMGDINKTPASARHKRGCNCKRSSCLKKYCECFQAGVGCSLSCRCEGCKNSFGRKDGCESESDGDNLEACEKNASEKSSHDTVISKGQEHPNLSVPSPDISRLPFAYTGKLAAFFPHSIKSSPQLCSTQEQGSSDTSSCKPKLESNLDGIPENGTPEIPKHKCFTLVSNPTSPNCKRVFSTPNHDSTSSSTKWCSRKLILRSVPSFPSFSPL; this is translated from the exons atggaaaaaaaaatggaTACACCAGATAAAACCCAAATCACTCCAACTTCTAATCTTTGCAAATTTgag GATTCACCTGTCTCTAAGTACATTGACAGCCTTTCACCTATTGAGCTAGCCAAGTCCAGGCAAACAGATAATGGTTTCAGTTCACTAGCTTTTTTGTCCCCTTCATCTTTGTTTCCTTCCCCACAGATCACTTGCCATAGGGAATCCAGGTTTTCGGTTAAAAG GCATCATTTCTTGGAACCTTTGAACTCTAGAGTCGCTCGGAGTGGTCATGAATCTAATACTAGTGAGGAAGCTTCAAAAGTTGATGAGCATTTGGGATGTCCAAATAATGATAGTTCATCCAAAGAAACTAGCAGTGATCAAGTTGATGAGCAACCAAATCTAGCAACAGACTTGCCAAGAACCTTAAAATATGATTGTCGGAGTCCTGATGGTGACTTTGAGCCTTGTGATGAGATATTGAAAAAAACAAATGTGGAAGTGGCAGGACAAGAAAGATCTCCTTTCCAATGCAATAGGGATAAATGGGAAGAGAGGCAGCAGTCATTTCAAAATGAAAGAAATTTGCGTAAAATATGCGGAATTAAGCGGAGTGAAGAATCAGCAGGATCTGACTGGGTAGCAGTTCTTTCTGATGTTGCTGATATGTTGACAATGAATTCATCTATAATACATGAAAATACTGATGGGCAGGACTGGAGAACAACAAACCCTGGGACAACCTCTTTTATATCAAATATCCTGCAGTTTCCACTAGATAAAGCCAATAATTCAGAAAATGCGGAATCTGGTGATCCTAGTGGTTCTTGCAAACAAAGTGAATCGGGAGAGCCAGTGATGGATCAGATGCACGGCATCCTGTCTACTTGTCTACCAGATGAACTAGTAGTCAATGATTCAGGTTTGAAAAAGGATGACAAGGAGGGGAACTGCAACCAGTCCAACCATCAG CAGTTCAGCATACGTCGGCGCTGTTTGGTATTTGAGAAGTCACCTGGTTTTGGTTTGCACTTGAATTCTCTACCAAACATCCCAAAAG GTCAAAGTCCTCTTAGTAAATCAACTCTAAGCTCTATGAACAGGGGTGAGGTTCCTGATGACAACAAAGGTGTGGTTACAGAAAATTCTTATGAGATGCCTGCTACTTTTGGTGGCAATGAGGCTGATCATAATAGTCCTGAGAAGAAGAG GCAAAAGTTTGAACTTGTCGAGGAGAGTGTGGCATGCAAGCGATGTAACTGTAAGAGATCAAAATGCTTGAAGCT TTATTGTGATTGCTTTGCTGCTGGTCTGTATTGTATTGAGCCTTGTTCATGTCAAGATTGCTTCAACAAGCCAATTCATGAAAACGTGGTTTTAGAGACTCGCAGGCAGATTGAATCTCGCAATCCACTAGCATTTGCACCCAAAGTGATTAGAACCACAAATGGTGTTTCAGACTCTATG GGTGATATTAACAAAACTCCGGCTTCAGCCAGGCATAAAAGAGGATGCAATTGTAAAAGATCAAGTTGCTTAAAGAAATACTGCGAGTGTTTTCAG GCTGGCGTTGGATGCTCCCTCAGTTGTAGATGTGAAGGTTGTAAAAATAGTTTTGGTCGGAAAGATG GTTGTGAATCTGAATCTGATGGGGACAACTTAGAGGCGTGCGAAAAAAATGCATCAGAGAAAAGCTCACACGACACTGTAATCAGTAAAGGTCAAGAGCATCCAAACCTTTCAGTGCCTTCTCCTGATATTTCAAG GCTGCCATTTGCATACACTGGGAAGCTTGCAGCATTTTTTCCCCATTCCATTAAGTCATCTCCTCAGTTGTGCAGTACTCAAGAACAAGGTTCATCAGATACTTCGTCATGTAAGCCCAAGTTGGAGTCTAATCTTGATGGAATTCCAGAAAATGGAACTCCTGAGATTCCCAAACATAAATGCTTCACACTTGTTTCAAATCCAACATCTCCCAACTGTAAAAGAGTTTTTTCAACTCCAAATCATGATTCCACTTCTTCATCCACTAAATGGTGTAGTAGGAAGTTGATTCTGAGATCTGTCCCTTCTTTCCCATCATTTTCCCCGCTATGA
- the LOC107918623 gene encoding protein tesmin/TSO1-like CXC 2 isoform X5 has translation MEKKMDTPDKTQITPTSNLCKFEDSPVSKYIDSLSPIELAKSRQTDNGFSSLAFLSPSSLFPSPQITCHRESRFSVKRHHFLEPLNSRVARSGHESNTSEEASKVDEHLGCPNNDSSSKETSSDQVDEQPNLATDLPRTLKYDCRSPDGDFEPCDEILKKTNVEVAGQERSPFQCNRDKWEERQQSFQNERNLRKICGIKRSEESAGSDWDWRTTNPGTTSFISNILQFPLDKANNSENAESGDPSGSCKQSESGEPVMDQMHGILSTCLPDELVVNDSGLKKDDKEGNCNQSNHQFSIRRRCLVFEKSPGFGLHLNSLPNIPKGQSPLSKSTLSSMNRGEVPDDNKGVVTENSYEMPATFGGNEADHNSPEKKRQKFELVEESVACKRCNCKRSKCLKLYCDCFAAGLYCIEPCSCQDCFNKPIHENVVLETRRQIESRNPLAFAPKVIRTTNGVSDSMGDINKTPASARHKRGCNCKRSSCLKKYCECFQAGVGCSLSCRCEGCKNSFGRKDGGCESESDGDNLEACEKNASEKSSHDTVISKGQEHPNLSVPSPDISRLPFAYTGKLAAFFPHSIKSSPQLCSTQEQGSSDTSSCKPKLESNLDGIPENGTPEIPKHKCFTLVSNPTSPNCKRVFSTPNHDSTSSSTKWCSRKLILRSVPSFPSFSPL, from the exons atggaaaaaaaaatggaTACACCAGATAAAACCCAAATCACTCCAACTTCTAATCTTTGCAAATTTgag GATTCACCTGTCTCTAAGTACATTGACAGCCTTTCACCTATTGAGCTAGCCAAGTCCAGGCAAACAGATAATGGTTTCAGTTCACTAGCTTTTTTGTCCCCTTCATCTTTGTTTCCTTCCCCACAGATCACTTGCCATAGGGAATCCAGGTTTTCGGTTAAAAG GCATCATTTCTTGGAACCTTTGAACTCTAGAGTCGCTCGGAGTGGTCATGAATCTAATACTAGTGAGGAAGCTTCAAAAGTTGATGAGCATTTGGGATGTCCAAATAATGATAGTTCATCCAAAGAAACTAGCAGTGATCAAGTTGATGAGCAACCAAATCTAGCAACAGACTTGCCAAGAACCTTAAAATATGATTGTCGGAGTCCTGATGGTGACTTTGAGCCTTGTGATGAGATATTGAAAAAAACAAATGTGGAAGTGGCAGGACAAGAAAGATCTCCTTTCCAATGCAATAGGGATAAATGGGAAGAGAGGCAGCAGTCATTTCAAAATGAAAGAAATTTGCGTAAAATATGCGGAATTAAGCGGAGTGAAGAATCAGCAGGATCTGACTGG GACTGGAGAACAACAAACCCTGGGACAACCTCTTTTATATCAAATATCCTGCAGTTTCCACTAGATAAAGCCAATAATTCAGAAAATGCGGAATCTGGTGATCCTAGTGGTTCTTGCAAACAAAGTGAATCGGGAGAGCCAGTGATGGATCAGATGCACGGCATCCTGTCTACTTGTCTACCAGATGAACTAGTAGTCAATGATTCAGGTTTGAAAAAGGATGACAAGGAGGGGAACTGCAACCAGTCCAACCATCAG TTCAGCATACGTCGGCGCTGTTTGGTATTTGAGAAGTCACCTGGTTTTGGTTTGCACTTGAATTCTCTACCAAACATCCCAAAAG GTCAAAGTCCTCTTAGTAAATCAACTCTAAGCTCTATGAACAGGGGTGAGGTTCCTGATGACAACAAAGGTGTGGTTACAGAAAATTCTTATGAGATGCCTGCTACTTTTGGTGGCAATGAGGCTGATCATAATAGTCCTGAGAAGAAGAG GCAAAAGTTTGAACTTGTCGAGGAGAGTGTGGCATGCAAGCGATGTAACTGTAAGAGATCAAAATGCTTGAAGCT TTATTGTGATTGCTTTGCTGCTGGTCTGTATTGTATTGAGCCTTGTTCATGTCAAGATTGCTTCAACAAGCCAATTCATGAAAACGTGGTTTTAGAGACTCGCAGGCAGATTGAATCTCGCAATCCACTAGCATTTGCACCCAAAGTGATTAGAACCACAAATGGTGTTTCAGACTCTATG GGTGATATTAACAAAACTCCGGCTTCAGCCAGGCATAAAAGAGGATGCAATTGTAAAAGATCAAGTTGCTTAAAGAAATACTGCGAGTGTTTTCAG GCTGGCGTTGGATGCTCCCTCAGTTGTAGATGTGAAGGTTGTAAAAATAGTTTTGGTCGGAAAGATG GAGGTTGTGAATCTGAATCTGATGGGGACAACTTAGAGGCGTGCGAAAAAAATGCATCAGAGAAAAGCTCACACGACACTGTAATCAGTAAAGGTCAAGAGCATCCAAACCTTTCAGTGCCTTCTCCTGATATTTCAAG GCTGCCATTTGCATACACTGGGAAGCTTGCAGCATTTTTTCCCCATTCCATTAAGTCATCTCCTCAGTTGTGCAGTACTCAAGAACAAGGTTCATCAGATACTTCGTCATGTAAGCCCAAGTTGGAGTCTAATCTTGATGGAATTCCAGAAAATGGAACTCCTGAGATTCCCAAACATAAATGCTTCACACTTGTTTCAAATCCAACATCTCCCAACTGTAAAAGAGTTTTTTCAACTCCAAATCATGATTCCACTTCTTCATCCACTAAATGGTGTAGTAGGAAGTTGATTCTGAGATCTGTCCCTTCTTTCCCATCATTTTCCCCGCTATGA
- the LOC107918623 gene encoding protein tesmin/TSO1-like CXC 3 isoform X1, translating to MEKKMDTPDKTQITPTSNLCKFEDSPVSKYIDSLSPIELAKSRQTDNGFSSLAFLSPSSLFPSPQITCHRESRFSVKRHHFLEPLNSRVARSGHESNTSEEASKVDEHLGCPNNDSSSKETSSDQVDEQPNLATDLPRTLKYDCRSPDGDFEPCDEILKKTNVEVAGQERSPFQCNRDKWEERQQSFQNERNLRKICGIKRSEESAGSDWVAVLSDVADMLTMNSSIIHENTDGQDWRTTNPGTTSFISNILQFPLDKANNSENAESGDPSGSCKQSESGEPVMDQMHGILSTCLPDELVVNDSGLKKDDKEGNCNQSNHQFSIRRRCLVFEKSPGFGLHLNSLPNIPKGQSPLSKSTLSSMNRGEVPDDNKGVVTENSYEMPATFGGNEADHNSPEKKRQKFELVEESVACKRCNCKRSKCLKLYCDCFAAGLYCIEPCSCQDCFNKPIHENVVLETRRQIESRNPLAFAPKVIRTTNGVSDSMGDINKTPASARHKRGCNCKRSSCLKKYCECFQAGVGCSLSCRCEGCKNSFGRKDGGCESESDGDNLEACEKNASEKSSHDTVISKGQEHPNLSVPSPDISRLPFAYTGKLAAFFPHSIKSSPQLCSTQEQGSSDTSSCKPKLESNLDGIPENGTPEIPKHKCFTLVSNPTSPNCKRVFSTPNHDSTSSSTKWCSRKLILRSVPSFPSFSPL from the exons atggaaaaaaaaatggaTACACCAGATAAAACCCAAATCACTCCAACTTCTAATCTTTGCAAATTTgag GATTCACCTGTCTCTAAGTACATTGACAGCCTTTCACCTATTGAGCTAGCCAAGTCCAGGCAAACAGATAATGGTTTCAGTTCACTAGCTTTTTTGTCCCCTTCATCTTTGTTTCCTTCCCCACAGATCACTTGCCATAGGGAATCCAGGTTTTCGGTTAAAAG GCATCATTTCTTGGAACCTTTGAACTCTAGAGTCGCTCGGAGTGGTCATGAATCTAATACTAGTGAGGAAGCTTCAAAAGTTGATGAGCATTTGGGATGTCCAAATAATGATAGTTCATCCAAAGAAACTAGCAGTGATCAAGTTGATGAGCAACCAAATCTAGCAACAGACTTGCCAAGAACCTTAAAATATGATTGTCGGAGTCCTGATGGTGACTTTGAGCCTTGTGATGAGATATTGAAAAAAACAAATGTGGAAGTGGCAGGACAAGAAAGATCTCCTTTCCAATGCAATAGGGATAAATGGGAAGAGAGGCAGCAGTCATTTCAAAATGAAAGAAATTTGCGTAAAATATGCGGAATTAAGCGGAGTGAAGAATCAGCAGGATCTGACTGGGTAGCAGTTCTTTCTGATGTTGCTGATATGTTGACAATGAATTCATCTATAATACATGAAAATACTGATGGGCAGGACTGGAGAACAACAAACCCTGGGACAACCTCTTTTATATCAAATATCCTGCAGTTTCCACTAGATAAAGCCAATAATTCAGAAAATGCGGAATCTGGTGATCCTAGTGGTTCTTGCAAACAAAGTGAATCGGGAGAGCCAGTGATGGATCAGATGCACGGCATCCTGTCTACTTGTCTACCAGATGAACTAGTAGTCAATGATTCAGGTTTGAAAAAGGATGACAAGGAGGGGAACTGCAACCAGTCCAACCATCAG TTCAGCATACGTCGGCGCTGTTTGGTATTTGAGAAGTCACCTGGTTTTGGTTTGCACTTGAATTCTCTACCAAACATCCCAAAAG GTCAAAGTCCTCTTAGTAAATCAACTCTAAGCTCTATGAACAGGGGTGAGGTTCCTGATGACAACAAAGGTGTGGTTACAGAAAATTCTTATGAGATGCCTGCTACTTTTGGTGGCAATGAGGCTGATCATAATAGTCCTGAGAAGAAGAG GCAAAAGTTTGAACTTGTCGAGGAGAGTGTGGCATGCAAGCGATGTAACTGTAAGAGATCAAAATGCTTGAAGCT TTATTGTGATTGCTTTGCTGCTGGTCTGTATTGTATTGAGCCTTGTTCATGTCAAGATTGCTTCAACAAGCCAATTCATGAAAACGTGGTTTTAGAGACTCGCAGGCAGATTGAATCTCGCAATCCACTAGCATTTGCACCCAAAGTGATTAGAACCACAAATGGTGTTTCAGACTCTATG GGTGATATTAACAAAACTCCGGCTTCAGCCAGGCATAAAAGAGGATGCAATTGTAAAAGATCAAGTTGCTTAAAGAAATACTGCGAGTGTTTTCAG GCTGGCGTTGGATGCTCCCTCAGTTGTAGATGTGAAGGTTGTAAAAATAGTTTTGGTCGGAAAGATG GAGGTTGTGAATCTGAATCTGATGGGGACAACTTAGAGGCGTGCGAAAAAAATGCATCAGAGAAAAGCTCACACGACACTGTAATCAGTAAAGGTCAAGAGCATCCAAACCTTTCAGTGCCTTCTCCTGATATTTCAAG GCTGCCATTTGCATACACTGGGAAGCTTGCAGCATTTTTTCCCCATTCCATTAAGTCATCTCCTCAGTTGTGCAGTACTCAAGAACAAGGTTCATCAGATACTTCGTCATGTAAGCCCAAGTTGGAGTCTAATCTTGATGGAATTCCAGAAAATGGAACTCCTGAGATTCCCAAACATAAATGCTTCACACTTGTTTCAAATCCAACATCTCCCAACTGTAAAAGAGTTTTTTCAACTCCAAATCATGATTCCACTTCTTCATCCACTAAATGGTGTAGTAGGAAGTTGATTCTGAGATCTGTCCCTTCTTTCCCATCATTTTCCCCGCTATGA